CTAATCAGTGCATTCATGTCACaatgtttaataatatatttatcttacAGTGAGGCATGAGACCAATAATAAAATTTGAGCCAGTAATATTTAATTGTTTGATTCATGGGCCACTAGAAAGTTGATCCAGACTTACGCTCAACGGCCAGATTAAACTGAGCCTAGGCATTCCTCAGCTGTTAGGTATCTGCCTAGGTGTAGATTGATAGATGATTGTCAAGGTCCAAGCAAAGACACAAAGAAGGCAACCTCCTGCCACCCTAACAGTCAccatttttatcaaaaaatttaaatgtaTAGAACATCTACAAAAACAATCCTGATATAAATACTGATACATGCTATCTTTTTCTCCCTTGAtgtctaaaaaaaatttaatataagatTATAAATGAGCAGAATCATACACAAAATTAATGATTGAACTAGTCAGTCCTACTGTAAGAAACTAAATGGCAAGCAAAGGTGAAAACCAATATAACTGTGAATTATGATAACAAAATGGTAATAAATATAAGAGCTAAGAAAAACATAATAAAGCATGAACAACATACGGTCACATAGCAATGGGTTTTGATGTGGTCCATCCAGAAACTGCAGACGGTTCCAGTTTTTGCAAGCAGTTCTTGAACTGCTTTCAAAGTGAAGGGACGCAAGAACTTGTCAATTCTCAGTGAAGTGGTTGCAGGCTTCTGTGATGGAGGCACTGCAATGTAGACAACATTCAGTCAAATAAAATCATTTACATTTGACACAAACATTGTGGATATGAAGTATCTTAATCTCACCAATGCGTTCCTTCTGGGCATCTCCGCTGGGCTTTGAATCAGACTTCGGGAATATCCGTCTAGGAGTTGGTTGAAATGCATCCTTAGGTGTACTTGATGTACCAAGATTGGATGCTTGTTCAGGAACTTTTATGGTTTCTGAATTCCAGCGGCGTTGCCTCTTTGGAGGCTCACTGCTTCCAACAGCTTCTTGGTCTGAACCAAAGAATCGTTTGAAAAACAGAAACAGATTAATACTGGAATACTGCTTATAATACAGAATCATCTAATTCAGAAAGGAATTGCCCAGCATTATACATGAGTTATTTCTAAACAGCAAAAAAATAGCAGAATGCAAGCAACCAAGAAAGACAAACGCAAAGTAACTTCACAAATCAGATTCTGATGTGTTCAATTGTGGATATTTGTTATATTCATAAATAGATATGGCTCAATACTAGCAATAACCAAGAGACAGTGatcctacaaaagaagaaatctgACACATGGCTACTTATACTGTCTGGATACATTGTTGCTTATACACTCCACATAAAATAGGACTGACTTATTCCTGCAAAGAGGAAGGCTATTTACATTGATAGAATCATGGTCATCCAAGTTGCCAAGGGGCAACTACATGAATAAAATCAATTAACAAGATTATCATGGGGCAAGGCCCATCCTTCAGACACAAGAATAAAATCAATTAGCTAACAGTGTAAGCTTGAAAAAAATGTCACAATCAGATAATTTACCAATATGAAAAAAGGTAACCATCATTCAATAATGATAAACTACATGAAGCCAGACCAATCATGTATTTGTTAATTGGATGTCAGGCCATAACATAACTATTCATAAAATCAGCTAACAAACAGGTACCAAATAATCTTAGTTTGTATCTTATAGTGAAGAGGCTTTGCTAGTACGCACATCATCCACGGCAGATTTCAGAACATAACAGTTGCACCTGTCAATCTGTCATTAACTTGCTTGATTACAAACTATAGGCTACTAAGATCAGCAATTGATAATATACCATAAAGATGACAAAGTGTTGATGTCTAGAAGCAGACCAACATTTCAACAACTCAATCCAATAGTCTGAGGGCCTGAGATGTGAATCAACTTCACATTTAACATATTATGCAGTTAATACCCACTTTCTTATGAGAGAGACAAAATTAAGCTGTTCTGGATATTCCCAACAGATCTTGTCCTTGAGAACCAGAGAGCATCACATCAACTCAAAATCAACCTGAAAATATGAACCTAGACCTGTTAGATCAAACCAACCCAAGCAGACACTTGACACTTTTAAGATAACCTGTCAGGTTCATGGTTCAGGTTTGGGCTAAAGATATAATGGCCACTTGGGTTGTGTTCAGCTCATTGAGTTTTGAGCCATCAGATTAGGGCATCTTCATCCAGCAGATCATTGTGGACCAAAGGTCACAGCACAAAGTGAGAACAGCCCACACTGAATTTGCATAGCCCACCCATGTAATAGTTCACAGCCACCCATCACGTTAGAACATATTCAACTTTTTGAGCACTTCGATTGGGCTTGTACAAATTGACAGTAATAGCCGTCATAGCTTTCCTTTATTCCCTCCAGTGGTGGTCAGAGAGGTCATCTTCAGCTTCTTTTGAAAACTAGAAAAGGACAATAGAACTTGTCAAGATACAAAGGCAGAAATCAAGCATTTCTTTTGTGGTTCAGCAACCGGGTTGATGGATTggcatttggattttttttttcttcccttcCTTCTCAACACTCTTGTACTATGGCATTTTCTCAAAGATTGAAACTTGATTTCACACCAAGGATGAGATGAGGATCTTTCCTTTGTTCAAGGTCCAACTCAGCagagatattttaaaaaaaagaataagaagaagaagaagagcacatCCTATCATTTGAAGCCTCCTGTTAAAACAACATATACTGAACCATGCTAAGATCGCCATTAAATTCAAGATAAGATCATCCTCCTAAATTCTCTCCAACTAGCATGTCTCCAAGTCTCTAGTTACTCAATGGCTTCAATGTTAATACATTTCTATGATTCTAGAGAAACTAGATTAGCAGGTTGTTATATGTAACATATAAGCAATCATTCTATGCTTTGCACATTTAGTAACATGAAAATTGCAAAAAGAGAAGTTCTCGCTATATAGGAACAAAATGGTAAAAGAAGCAAAGACAGAGATCAGAATTGCAATGAACAATATTACAAATGATTGTGTCAATATCATAGctgtaaataaattaaattacttaCAAAAAAATAGCACCAAGTATTTTTTCCATAGCTGCAAATCTACTTGTTATAAGCCCATGTGGTGGGTTCATAAATGGTATAGTTCATCTTCTATATATCTTTAATGCAAGTCACTATTGCTTAAATAGGACATTTACAAAGGCCAAGCATATGCACATTCTACGATAAGCACCTACACATGCATTTTGTTACAAAAAGTACAGAACAGCCAAGAAAACACAAAACCGAAAACACAACCACCACTTCCTTTGCTGAAGTAGCTAACACATCTCCCATGCGTGCAAAACTTATACAAATTTAGACAATGATTTACTTCCCTCTTCTCACAAAAAGTTCATTAGGTGTATTGGCTGAGAATcacttaacaaaaaaaaaaaaaaaatccaaactaGCTACTGCATAGGCGACCTTATTTTGAGATTGTCAATCCTCAACAAGAATCATGGGTAACTGTGTTCTATTCAAATCTAAAGCTAGAGTTCACCTGAAAAGAAAACAACTTGATACTGAAAAGAAATTCCTTAAGACCTTTCAGCATAAATATCAAACCAGTTCTTTGAGTAAGGCTATAAATCTAAAACATCAGATACTTCCATGGTGATTTATTTATTAAGGACAGTTATAAAAAAACAAATCACAGCTCCTTAAAAAATGAAGACCTAATCTAAGTTCAACCTAGTATGGATCATGTATAACACCAAAGACCAAAAAAATATAGCAAACTAGCTAGAATTTCATCATTTATCTTAACTTAAAAGAACCATAAGCAATAATATCAATTCAGTTCAGAAGACTGCAAGAGGCTAAGAAACAAAGAAGACATTGTAGAATAATTGATCAGAAAGGGAGGCACACTATGAGCATTGACATGCTTTGTGCTGCACTTGCAGCCAAATATGTGCTTCTTCAAGTGCAACATTCCCACAAGAAAACATGTTTCTCAAAATACTGCATTCCCAGCACAAAAGCATACTCATGGAACTGTTTTTGATGAAAGATAACTTAAAATGAGTCACGATTATCCAATGTCATATTCCTTTACCAAAATAGTGCTGCATTTGGCAGGTTGATACTAGAACAAACAATGCATACCGAAAAGTCTAGGACACCCTCCTTTAAAACAGTATATATAGACCATAAACACCAAAGAATTATTTCAATCAATGGACAAAGAGAACTGTTTCAGGAATTCAAGCAAATGGATATACTACCGCTTCTTACAAATATTAGGGCATTACTTTTTACAGACAAATTGGATAAGAAATCCCAAATCAAGAGACGATCTATGAAGACGGAATCAGTAGGGAGATCAAGTAAAACTATAAATAGGAAAGGATAATATACATATCAGTTTCAGGAGATGCCATAATGGTAATGTAGATGCAACGATAATTTATGTGTGTGGTGCTTCTAAGACGAAGTTTTTAGCAGGGAAGAATCACTACATTCATAGACTAGGCTTCAAAATGGTGAGATGTTTGATCAGCTATTTCTAGGCAGCTTGGATGACATTTCAGTTAACGCCAAAATGATGCTTTAATATGCAACAATTTGAACTAAGTGTAATATCCAAAATATCATTCAACAGCAAAAATCaagtaaaaaaattattgtgACTCCATAAATCAGCTAGGGATACCTTCTAGTTTTCTCTTTTCGGTAGAACCTTCTGGCTTCCTATGGTCTTCATCAACAGTATCTTTATTGTCTGGAATAGACTCACCCAACCCATCTTTAATATTTGTTCTCGCTCCTATAGCAGGCTCCTGTTTCACCTCAGTTTTTTCTGCCAGTTCCTCAGACTTCATGTTGGGATCAATTTGCTTGCTTTCCAAGACATCCTCCTCCATCAATTCATCACTCGAACACCTATCCAAGTTCAATTTTTCTGGAGATCCttcatctatgttatcttccttgCTGAGATTGAAATTTGTACTGCTTTTGACATCTGTATCTTCCAAAGAGACTAGGTGCTTTACTTGCTCTTTATCATCACCCGATGACTGCAGGTCTTTATCATCATCCAACGACTGCAGCTCTTTACCATCACCCAGTGACTGCAAATCGCCACCTACGGAAGGAACACTGCTGGATGATGGTTGAACCATCTCCGGCTTAACAACTTCTTGCTCTAAATGAAAGTCATCAGCATTTAAATTATCCTTTAGTTTATTCTTTTCAACAATTGACACAGAATCAATAGGAATTGACTCACACTTAACCTGGAAACCTAAATCTGGGCTGACCACAGATACCTGATTGTCCAAATCTGAAAGGCTGGGCTTGATATCCTCATCGGGTACGTTCGAGTCTTCTTGCTTTTCTTCCGCTTGTTTTTCTTCAGCTCTTGAAACCATGACACGGGAGTCGTACTGAGTGATCACAGTCTGGCTTTCAGTTGTACTGTCTTCCAACAGAACTGTATTGGCTTGTGTTTCCATAACTGTCACATCCAATCCTGAAATAGCTGTTATGGCATCTTGAACCTTGATCTCTCGATTGATGTCGATGTCAGTGATAGTGGCATCACAGTCAGTTTTTCCAACTGGATCCGGAATGACGTCTGAACAATTGATGTCAATAGCACTGGCATCACAGTGACCCTGTCCAATTGGATCCGGAACAATGTTGGTATGATCTGctgctgagttttctgcttgcttTTGATCGCCATCACCATCAAGAGTCGGATCAGGACAATCCGATTGCACTTGATCACCAGTTTCTTGCTCTTTGATCACCTCTTCATTGCGAATTGCTTCAAATAACTTCCTTACCAGTTCCTCCTTCAGACCCCTTACAGGGATTTTCCTCCTCCTCAGCTCTTCTTTTAACTCTGTAACCTTCCATTGATCAATGGGTCTGTTGTTGAGCACCGGATATTGTGATGCCATACTCTCTAAACAGCTGAAATCCTGACTTTAAGTTTATGTTCACCAGCCTATTCATCCaccaaatatttcaaatgtgttaaGTGCGCCAGGAGCACAAAAACAAATGCACGTTTTGTAAAGCATATGTGAAGTaccaaaaaaatcacaaaaatcagaAAGTATCGTAGTAATCAGTGTGCATAATGATTCCAGCAAACACGATATCATAAGATAATGGTACAGCTTAGCATGCATGGGAAATGTAAACCCTTGATATGACTAGCCTGAATAAGTTGCCTACAACAACGACACCCAAATCACAAGCAGACTTAGGTTATAAGATATCAAGACTTGGGGGTGACTTGTGAAATGAGAATGAGTGACAAAAACCGCCTATTGAAACAAACTACTCGAGAAAAATTAAGAACCTTTCAGGATGCAGCATCAAGGAATAACAAATCGACTGTCACAACAGCCACAAACCCTAATTCCTGAAACACACGCACAGCAGAACCAAAACCCTAACGCGAGCTCCAAAAATTAATCTTTCCTAGAAAGAAGCAGGCAGGAGAGAGAACCAACCGGGGAATGGGCTCCGCAGGCGCGACCACCGTAGGCGATCGAGAGCTCAGGTGAGAGCCAGACGAAACCCTAATTCCAGAACAGGAAACAGGCGTTAGACCAGAACAAATCAAAACCCAGCAGGAAAAATCTCGGAAGAAGAACCCATTCCTCGGAAACCGTCTATCCTTCCTGCAACCAACGCCAAAAAAAatcgaaaaggaaaaaaaaaagagaaaatcgtGAGGGAGAACGAGGAGGATAGGAAGTAAGGGCGAGATCTTTCGGGAGAGGAAGTGGGGCGGCGAAAGGGACGATGGAGCTCGCGATTTCTAGGGTTTGGGTTTCGTCGTCGCTGGGGTTTCTCCCGCTTCGGTGGAGGAT
This Musa acuminata AAA Group cultivar baxijiao chromosome BXJ1-2, Cavendish_Baxijiao_AAA, whole genome shotgun sequence DNA region includes the following protein-coding sequences:
- the LOC135610749 gene encoding formin-like protein 20, encoding MASQYPVLNNRPIDQWKVTELKEELRRRKIPVRGLKEELVRKLFEAIRNEEVIKEQETGDQVQSDCPDPTLDGDGDQKQAENSAADHTNIVPDPIGQGHCDASAIDINCSDVIPDPVGKTDCDATITDIDINREIKVQDAITAISGLDVTVMETQANTVLLEDSTTESQTVITQYDSRVMVSRAEEKQAEEKQEDSNVPDEDIKPSLSDLDNQVSVVSPDLGFQVKCESIPIDSVSIVEKNKLKDNLNADDFHLEQEVVKPEMVQPSSSSVPSVGGDLQSLGDGKELQSLDDDKDLQSSGDDKEQVKHLVSLEDTDVKSSTNFNLSKEDNIDEGSPEKLNLDRCSSDELMEEDVLESKQIDPNMKSEELAEKTEVKQEPAIGARTNIKDGLGESIPDNKDTVDEDHRKPEGSTEKRKLEDQEAVGSSEPPKRQRRWNSETIKVPEQASNLGTSSTPKDAFQPTPRRIFPKSDSKPSGDAQKERIVPPSQKPATTSLRIDKFLRPFTLKAVQELLAKTGTVCSFWMDHIKTHCYVTYSSVDEANATRNAVYNLQWPPNGGNLLIAEFVDPQEVKARVEAPPQSPAPISPSPTAAKATNFQPPQAAQPPTRQHSFRQQLPPPLAKPPTLSDAPTVRERLPPPPPPPSTEPEPPALTLDDLFRKTKATPRIYYLPLSEEVVASKLAAQGKSSSSIKG